The DNA segment agcatactgcgacttttgtcgcaaaGCCAAACTGGACAAAAATGAGAGTTTTGCACACAATCTGTAGCTTGAAAACTTGGTGACCTATACTTCTTATCGTTATACTCgtaattacaaagaaaatactTGGTATACGTTAAagtttgtttatacatgtttaatTATTATCTTGGTATGTTTATGCTGTAGTTTAGTTTGTTTTGTATCGCCCGCAATTTGTACATCATAAAGTTTAGATCCATATTTCGTATCAACAAAATAGCCTAGTAAATTGCATTGTGGTTGAGCAAATTATTTTAAACCCTAATATCATCTAAACAGCTAATCttaaaacaatgaacacaaatctgtttttttttatattgtttaataaaGCACTATAAAATAAAGTAGACATGACAACTGCGTTTAGTGAATACAAATAGATATTCAAAACAGTTAGTTTTAGATAagttaaaaatgtatgtatatatttcaaagcATAGCACTACAcagtttcaaaacaaaattctcCTAAACTTCAGTTTCTCTTCCAATTGGAGACAGGCGCATCTGCGAACTTTGTTTGTCTTGGagttttgtctttttctgttGACCAAGAATAGTTTGTCGGAGTTTCTGCGCAGCACTATGGTCATCATAACGAAATGTTTCTTTTATAACAGTTTCGGTACTAACAGATGACAGACATGTATCTACAAATTCCCAGCATGCCTTTCTCAAATCAGCAATGTCAAATTCTACAGCACAACAAAGTAGTCCAACAACAGTTGAAGCATCCATGGTAACGGATCCACAGTGCAAAAACAATAGAAATGATCGGAACACTTCGATGTCATAACTATCAATTATTATGGTGGTCTTCGTGCTACTTTTGGTTTGTTTCTCATCTTTGGATTTCTTCAACTTTTTCTTGCTATTCATGTCTTCCCGCGACTGCTTTACAAACATGTCACAGAAAACGCGGCTCCTTATTCCAAGTATCGACTTCAATCCATATACTGGAATTCTCTGTTCTCCAACAAGGAACATGACATCACGTAAGTCTGGCATGGacagaatatattgaatattatcaACCACAGCCTGTATCTTGGTAACTTTCATCGAATCATTGGTTGACTGTATGTCATCTATATCATCTAAATCGTCGCTGTCGTCGTCTGATGAATCATCGGATGCTTCATCGGATGAGAAATCTGAATCGTCTGATGAATCAACTTCCACCACTTTAGTTGTAACTGTTTTCTTATCGTCTTTGTTTTCATCGGAGACATATACAGGAGAATCATAGCCAGATGAACTCTCGTTGTCGCTCTCGTCCAGATTCAGCAATAAGACTTTTTCTCTAAGTTTAGATTTAGGAGTACTAGTAAATAAGGCCATCTTGATATTAAAGCGTATGTGTTCGTCTTTCGgaatagaatatttttgaaatatctaaaagtttgtgaaatatatatacaaaggtCATCTGtacttttgacattttgaattttgatatgtCAGGTCGAAGTGGCATACAGAGACAAACTTTACTTGTAGAAAATGGCATACCGAACTCTTAATGTCGGCTTGGGGTAATCAGCATGTCAAATTACGTTTATGTCATGTGATTAGATTGTTAACTATAAttaatcacaattttttttaactttaccaAGTGTTCAGTCAAATGTTTTTTGGGGAGAATGTTTACCTGGGTATGTGTacaacaaactaaaaaaaagaggAATAAAAAATCTGGGATTATTTCTCAGTCAGAGATTCATTATAGATTATGTATGCAACCACGATGACTATCATATTCAAACTGAGACACACTAGTTccagatttatatttttttatatgttcataTAAAAAGACATTATAGCTACAAGatataaaagaaacatattttttttcagtcatgataaaagtgaaataatgtAGTTTAGTTAAATTGTGttaaaataagataaacaaaatcatcgctgatgaattattttaaaacttgcaAGAACTTTCCCCcctcttttgtggatagttgtctcattggcattcataccacatcttcttttcaaGTTCAGTATATTGTCTtcttttatatctaaattaaaaaatatatatatatattttaaaactgtgtcAAGTTGTTTTACCTTCGGTAATTATGCAAATCTTTAGAGTTTGCAAAGGCATCATATaataatggaaaataaaattttgacaagttCTATTTACGGTTAAAATATTTCAACCGTtagatttttaacaatatttttgatATGGTGTAATGGAAAGCCTTCTAAGAGTTAACACTTTTGTTATGCTAAATCAGGGACTTTTTATACTAAAAAAGTATAGATaaaagcagagacatataatacattatatgtctctgataagAGTAAGATATATGTTTTCTattatacaagtaaaaatacGTTCCA comes from the Mytilus trossulus isolate FHL-02 chromosome 3, PNRI_Mtr1.1.1.hap1, whole genome shotgun sequence genome and includes:
- the LOC134710507 gene encoding serine-enriched protein-like; protein product: MALFTSTPKSKLREKVLLLNLDESDNESSSGYDSPVYVSDENKDDKKTVTTKVVEVDSSDDSDFSSDEASDDSSDDDSDDLDDIDDIQSTNDSMKVTKIQAVVDNIQYILSMPDLRDVMFLVGEQRIPVYGLKSILGIRSRVFCDMFVKQSREDMNSKKKLKKSKDEKQTKSSTKTTIIIDSYDIEVFRSFLLFLHCGSVTMDASTVVGLLCCAVEFDIADLRKACWEFVDTCLSSVSTETVIKETFRYDDHSAAQKLRQTILGQQKKTKLQDKQSSQMRLSPIGRETEV